The genomic segment CGACCCTTTTACGCCTGATTGCGGGGTTGATCCACGCCGATCAGGGTGAGATTCGGATCAACAATAGGCCCATCACCGCCCCCGGCGCAGATCGGGGAATGGTATTTCAGAGCTTCAACCTGCTCCCCTGGCGAACTGTGATTGGGAACATTGAGTACGGGATGGAAATGCTTGGCATTCCCCGCCCCGAACGCCGCGCCCGCGCCCAAACCTACCTTGAACGGGCGGGGTTGGCAGGCTTTGAGCGCTACCTCCCCGCCCAACTCTCCGGCGGGATGCAGCAGCGCGTTGGCTTGGCACGCGCCCTCGCCATAGAGCCGCAGATGCTCCTGATGGATGAGCCATTTGGGGCGCTGGATGCCCTGACGCGGGAGGCAATGCAAAGCGATCTGATGCGCCTTTGGACGGCGACAGCGACGACGATGATCTTCGTCACCCACGATATTGAGGAAGCGGTCTTTTTAGCGGATACGGTTTTTGTCATGAGCGGGCGCCCCGGCGCAATAGCAGAGGCGATCCCCGTCCCTTTTCCGCGCCCGCGCCCCGATAATCTCCGGCACACCGCCGCCTTTGCCGCCCTGCGTGGGGAGGTAAGCCACGCCCTCCGCGCCGCAAACGAGGCAGTCTCGTGAGCTATAGCGGGCTGATGAGTCCGGTACTGCGGGCGCGGCTGATCGTCTGGGGGGGGCTGCTCGTCCTTTGGGAAGTGGTCGCCCTTCAGCTAGGGGCATTTTTCCTCCCCCGTCCGGGCGAGGTTCTCATCGCCAGCGCCACCATCCTCTTTAATGGTGATATTCTGACCCTGGTGACAACCCTTCGTCAGATGGCGGGCGGCTTTGCCCTCGCCTGTTTTGTGGGCATTGGGCTTGGTGTGCTGATAGGCAGTTCTCGCTTGGCAGATGGCGTCCTCGGTATGTATGCGCGGGCGCTGTTTGTCATTCCCCTAGAGGCAATTTTGCCCTTTCTCATCCTGCTGGTGGGGACGGGGCTCCCCTACCGTGTCACTGTTGTGTTCCTGTTCGCCTTGTTCAGCATTCTCTTTAACACAGCGGCGGGTGTACGCAGTGTGAATCCCGCCCTGATCGAGACCGCCGCCGCTTTCTGCGCCCCACGCCTTGCCGTGATTCGCACGGTGATCCTTCCGGCGGCGCTGCCCTATCTGCTCTCTGGGATGCGCATCGGCTTAGCGAACGCCTTCAAGGGGGCAATCATTGCCGAACTGTGGGTGATCGTGGGGACGGGGCGAAAACTGGTCGAATTGGGGACATCGCACCACCTCTCTGAGTATTTTGCCTTTATCGTGTGGATCGTCGGCATTGGCATCTTCTGCTACGAGGGGATGCGTCTCGTGGAGCGGCGGCTGACCTGCTGGAACAGGGTTGGAATGGCGCCTCGTCGGCGCGGTGTACAATGAGCCGCTGGGTAATTTGGGCATTTCGCGCCCTCTCGGTGATCCTTCTCATCCTCGTTTGGGAATGGCAAGCGGCACAGCCCCGTGCTTTTGCCTTCGCCTCGTTAGGAAAGGTCGTTTCGGCGTTGGTGAGCGGCATCACCTCTGGAGAGTTCTTCCGGGCGGCGGGCGGCACCCTGGGGACAATGCTGATCGGCTATCTGCTGGCGATTGTCATCGGCATCGTGCTTGGTTGTGCAGTCACCTTCTGGCGGTGGGGGGAATGGACGCTCCGCCCGCTGATCGACGCCCTGAATATCGCCCCCATTTCCATGTTCCTCCCGCTGATCGCACTCTATTTGGGGACAGGTGAGGTGGGGCGTGTGTTTGTCGTCTTTATGTGGGCGGTGTTCACCATCTATGAGACGACCAGTGCCGGAATCAGCCAGACGCCGCCGACCCTTTTGGAAATGTCCCGTGCTTTTGGGGCGCGTCCCCTTCAGCGGTGGTGGACGGTGATCCTTCCAGCGGCGTTTCCCTCGCTGGCGGTGGGGCTGCGTTTGGCATTAGGACGCGCCTTTCGGGGGGCGCTCACAGCGGA from the Anaerolineales bacterium genome contains:
- a CDS encoding ABC transporter permease subunit, coding for MSYSGLMSPVLRARLIVWGGLLVLWEVVALQLGAFFLPRPGEVLIASATILFNGDILTLVTTLRQMAGGFALACFVGIGLGVLIGSSRLADGVLGMYARALFVIPLEAILPFLILLVGTGLPYRVTVVFLFALFSILFNTAAGVRSVNPALIETAAAFCAPRLAVIRTVILPAALPYLLSGMRIGLANAFKGAIIAELWVIVGTGRKLVELGTSHHLSEYFAFIVWIVGIGIFCYEGMRLVERRLTCWNRVGMAPRRRGVQ
- a CDS encoding ABC transporter permease subunit, with translation MSRWVIWAFRALSVILLILVWEWQAAQPRAFAFASLGKVVSALVSGITSGEFFRAAGGTLGTMLIGYLLAIVIGIVLGCAVTFWRWGEWTLRPLIDALNIAPISMFLPLIALYLGTGEVGRVFVVFMWAVFTIYETTSAGISQTPPTLLEMSRAFGARPLQRWWTVILPAAFPSLAVGLRLALGRAFRGALTAELLLSTANLGSILTGANTLYNIPRLLAGVLFITTLGVLLLRGAEGLERRALRRFRG
- a CDS encoding ABC transporter ATP-binding protein, yielding MPHLTLHDVTKAFPNPVGGEQPLLALAGVTFNAERGQFCCLVGTSGCGKSTLLRLIAGLIHADQGEIRINNRPITAPGADRGMVFQSFNLLPWRTVIGNIEYGMEMLGIPRPERRARAQTYLERAGLAGFERYLPAQLSGGMQQRVGLARALAIEPQMLLMDEPFGALDALTREAMQSDLMRLWTATATTMIFVTHDIEEAVFLADTVFVMSGRPGAIAEAIPVPFPRPRPDNLRHTAAFAALRGEVSHALRAANEAVS